A DNA window from Drosophila virilis strain 15010-1051.87 chromosome 4, Dvir_AGI_RSII-ME, whole genome shotgun sequence contains the following coding sequences:
- the LOC6627438 gene encoding rRNA-processing protein UTP23 homolog, whose protein sequence is MKISRFKKSHKTLAFFATHFDYREPYQVLIDATFCQAALQHKIGIEEQIRKYFQCNVKLLTTQCIILEAEALGAPLTGALTIVKQFHVHKCGHEGKPVAAAECLKSMTKDNRYIVASQDRLLQASLRKVPGRCLLYLHKATPVLEAPSDASKKWVQKRAKNLMLGKQEEKIQYMKEKQGLKPTETPVHPKKCKGPKNPNPLSCKKSKKKKPALQGVEQTTRTKAKRKRVKIPEHIKAALAKN, encoded by the exons atgaaaATATCCCGCTTTAAAAAGTCGCACAAAACACTGGCATTTTTTGCCACTCACTTTGATTATCGCGAGCCCTATCAGGTGCTCATCGACGCAACTTTCTGCCAGGCAGCGTTACAG CACAAAATTGGCATCGAGGAACAAATAAGGAAATATTTCCAATGTAATGTCAAGCTATTAACCACCCAATGCATCATACTGGAAGCGGAAGCGCTAGGCGCTCCCCTGACGGGCGCCCTAACAATTGTCAAGCAGTTCCATGTGCACAAGTGCGGGCACGAGGGAAAACCCGTCGCGGCAGCGGAATGCCTCAAATCCATG ACCAAGGACAATAGATACATAGTCGCGTCACAGGATCGACTGCTGCAGGCGAGTCTGCGCAAGGTGCCCGGCCGTTGCCTTCTGTATCTGCACAAGGCGACGCCCGTGCTGGAAGCACCCTCGGACGCATCTAAAAAGTGGGTGCAAAAGCGAGCCAAGAATCTGATGCTGGGCAAGCAGGAAGAAAAAATCCAATACATGAAGGAGAAACAGGGCTTAAAGCCAACCGAGACACCTGTGCATCCAAAAAAATGTAAGGGCCCAAAGAATCCGAATCCCCTTTCCTGCAAAaagagcaaaaagaaaaagcctGCCCTGCAGGGCGTAGAGCAGACAACACGGACAAAGGCCAAAAGAAAACGCGTCAAGATTCCGGAGCATATAAAAGCGGCGCTGGCCAAGAATTAG